Proteins encoded by one window of Primulina huaijiensis isolate GDHJ02 chromosome 1, ASM1229523v2, whole genome shotgun sequence:
- the LOC140988877 gene encoding uncharacterized protein isoform X5 yields the protein MIHPGAGAEAHARFNRYGYRANSSRVFTTDPSPSRCPRANREAKVGVAVEFEESEEEDKESNLDMIPEDDEEECDVAGALRMGGGIDDYGKQRTDEGLNLNVQDKSLLRCTILSSFALLRD from the exons ATGATTCATCCAGGTGCTGGTGCTGAGGCCCACGCTAGGTTCAATCGATACGGATATCGGGCCAACTCAAGCCGTGTCTTCACTACAGACCCCTCGCCCTCGCGATGCCCACGAGCCAACCGGGAAGCGAAGGTTGGTGTTGCTGTTGAGTTTGAGGAGAGCGAAGAGGAAGATAAAGAAAGTAATCTTGATATGATACCCGAGGATGACGAGGAGGAATGTGATGTTGCTGGTGCTCTGCGGATGGGTGGTGGCATTGATGATTATGGGAAGCAGAGAACAGATGAGGGGCTGAACTTGAATGTTCAGGATAAGTCACTGCTTAGGTGCACCATACTCTCCTCATTTGCACTTCTGAGAG ATTGA
- the LOC140988877 gene encoding uncharacterized protein isoform X6: MIHPGAGAEAHARFNRYGYRANSSRVFTTDPSPSRCPRANREAKVGVAVEFEESEEEDKESNLDMIPEDDEEECDVAGALRMGGGIDDYGKQRTDEGLNLNVQDKSLLRCTILSSFALLRA; encoded by the exons ATGATTCATCCAGGTGCTGGTGCTGAGGCCCACGCTAGGTTCAATCGATACGGATATCGGGCCAACTCAAGCCGTGTCTTCACTACAGACCCCTCGCCCTCGCGATGCCCACGAGCCAACCGGGAAGCGAAGGTTGGTGTTGCTGTTGAGTTTGAGGAGAGCGAAGAGGAAGATAAAGAAAGTAATCTTGATATGATACCCGAGGATGACGAGGAGGAATGTGATGTTGCTGGTGCTCTGCGGATGGGTGGTGGCATTGATGATTATGGGAAGCAGAGAACAGATGAGGGGCTGAACTTGAATGTTCAGGATAAGTCACTGCTTAGGTGCACCATACTCTCCTCATTTGCACTTCTGAGAG CTTGA